The following proteins come from a genomic window of Streptomyces sp. GS7:
- a CDS encoding amino acid transporter: MAASAPAGPSSGASARHRLRAWMLEGLADMAKHHEEPQAAAPEPAHEGQRWWRVMCLTGVDYFSTLGYQPGIAALAAGLLSPIATLVLVAVTLAGALPVYHRVAKESPHGQGSIAMLERLLSFWKGKLFVLTLLGFAATDFLITITLSAADAATHLVENPHLTNALHGQQMVITLILVALLGAVFLKGFLEAIGVAVALVGLYLALNAVVVVVGLMHLISAQHVITDWSQALTVQHGNVAAMIGVSLLVFPKLALGLSGFETGVAVMPHIEGEAGDTEERPVGRIRGAKKLLTTAAVIMSVFLIITSFITTLLIPASEFKPGGAANGRALAYLAHEYLGSAFGTVYDISTIAILWFAGASAMAGLLNLMPQYLPRYGMAPHWARAVRPMVLVFTAVAFLVTWLFDADVDAQGGAYATGVLVLISSAAIAVTIAARRAQQRGWTIGFAVISVVFLYTTVTNVIERPDGVKIGACFIAGIILLSFLSRLARAFELRVTNVILDDTAARFVRDIAQRRIRFIAKGAEQRSLAEYRDKAQQIRADNDIPAEDDLVFVEVTVGDPSEFESELRVRGEVMHGRYRVLCLESSTISNALAALLLYVRDTTGRRPHIYFEWTEGNPFAQFLRFFLFGQGEVAPVTREVLREAEPDRNRRPRVHVG; encoded by the coding sequence ATGGCCGCCTCTGCCCCTGCCGGACCTTCCTCCGGGGCCTCAGCACGACATCGGTTGCGCGCGTGGATGCTGGAGGGCCTGGCCGACATGGCCAAGCACCACGAGGAGCCGCAGGCCGCCGCGCCGGAACCGGCCCATGAGGGACAGCGCTGGTGGCGGGTGATGTGCCTGACCGGCGTGGACTATTTCTCGACACTGGGGTACCAACCGGGCATCGCCGCCCTGGCCGCGGGTCTGCTGTCGCCGATCGCCACCCTCGTCCTGGTGGCCGTGACACTCGCCGGGGCGCTGCCGGTCTACCACCGGGTGGCGAAGGAGAGCCCGCACGGCCAGGGCTCGATCGCGATGCTGGAGCGGCTGCTGTCCTTCTGGAAGGGCAAGCTGTTCGTCCTGACGCTGCTGGGCTTCGCCGCCACCGACTTCCTGATCACCATCACCCTGTCGGCGGCCGACGCAGCGACCCACCTGGTGGAGAACCCGCACCTCACCAACGCGCTGCACGGCCAGCAGATGGTCATCACGCTGATCCTGGTCGCCCTGCTGGGCGCGGTGTTCCTCAAGGGGTTCCTGGAGGCGATCGGGGTCGCGGTCGCGCTCGTGGGGCTCTACCTCGCGCTCAACGCGGTCGTGGTCGTCGTGGGGCTGATGCACCTGATCTCCGCGCAGCATGTCATCACCGACTGGTCGCAGGCGCTGACCGTCCAGCACGGCAACGTCGCGGCGATGATCGGGGTGTCACTGCTCGTCTTCCCCAAACTGGCGCTGGGCCTGTCCGGGTTCGAGACCGGTGTGGCGGTCATGCCGCACATCGAAGGGGAGGCGGGGGACACCGAAGAGCGTCCGGTGGGCCGCATCCGCGGTGCGAAGAAGTTGCTGACCACCGCCGCCGTCATCATGAGCGTCTTCCTCATCATCACGAGCTTCATCACCACGCTGCTGATCCCCGCGTCCGAGTTCAAACCCGGCGGGGCGGCCAACGGGCGCGCACTGGCCTACCTGGCCCACGAGTACCTGGGCTCCGCCTTCGGCACCGTCTACGACATCTCCACCATCGCCATCCTGTGGTTCGCCGGCGCCTCGGCGATGGCCGGGCTGCTGAACCTGATGCCCCAGTACCTGCCGCGCTACGGCATGGCGCCCCACTGGGCCCGCGCCGTACGACCCATGGTGCTGGTCTTCACCGCGGTCGCGTTCCTGGTGACCTGGCTCTTCGACGCCGACGTGGACGCCCAGGGCGGCGCGTACGCCACCGGTGTCCTGGTGCTGATCAGCTCCGCCGCGATCGCGGTGACCATCGCCGCGCGGCGCGCCCAGCAGCGCGGCTGGACGATCGGCTTCGCCGTGATCTCCGTGGTGTTCCTCTACACCACCGTCACCAACGTGATCGAGCGCCCCGACGGCGTCAAGATCGGTGCCTGCTTCATCGCCGGCATCATCCTGCTGTCGTTCCTCTCCCGGCTCGCCCGCGCCTTCGAGCTGCGGGTGACCAACGTGATCCTCGACGACACGGCCGCGCGGTTCGTCCGCGACATCGCCCAGCGCCGGATCCGGTTCATCGCCAAGGGAGCGGAGCAGCGCAGCCTGGCCGAGTACCGCGACAAGGCCCAGCAGATCCGCGCGGACAACGACATCCCGGCCGAGGACGACCTGGTCTTCGTCGAGGTCACCGTCGGCGATCCGTCCGAGTTCGAGAGCGAGTTGCGGGTCCGCGGCGAAGTGATGCACGGCCGCTACCGCGTCCTGTGCCTGGAGAGCTCCACCATCTCCAACGCGCTGGCCGCGCTGCTGCTCTACGTACGCGACACCACGGGGCGGCGACCGCACATCTACTTCGAGTGGACGGAGGGCAATCCGTTCGCCCAGTTCCTGCGGTTCTTCCTCTTCGGCCAGGGCGAGGTCGCGCCGGTCACCCGCGAGGTGCTGCGCGAGGCCGAACCGGACCGCAACCGGCGCCCGCGGGTGCACGTCGGCTGA
- a CDS encoding glycoside hydrolase family 15 protein, which produces MTPTASLRPSKADAPRYVPIAEHGLIGDMRTAALVGTNGTIDWYCCTRFDAPSVFAAILDADRGGAFELSPDVPARTKQFYFPDTNILITRFFADHGVGEVQDFMPIVDDSREADRHRLIRRVLCVRGSLPFSVRVAPRFDYGRRPHRVRVESGLTVFDSEDLSLALTSSVPVEINGPDARSSFTLAEGEVAVFALDRIGNGVEPRSCAVLEAEQLFGATVRYWRAWLSHSRYRGRWREMVHRSALTLKLLTYAPTGAIVAAPTTSLPEQIGGERNWDYRYAWVRDAAFCIYALLRLGFTDEAESFVHFLSHKICLKDCAQGPLQIMYGIDGRRELPEEELLHLEGHLGSAPVRIGNNAVDQLQLDIYGALIDSLYLYDKWGQPLSSEHWDTVSELVNWVCDNWDQPDEGIWETRGKIQNFLYSQLMCWVAIERAMRIARHRGLPADTLRWARARDAIYRRIMQRGWSVERRAFVQHEGDDVLDAAVLMMPLAKFISPTDPKWLSTLDVLGEELVSDSLVYRYDPRSSPDGLRGEEGTFSICSFWYVEALSRAGRIDEARLAFEKMLTYANHLGLYAEEIGRTGEQIGNFPQAFTHLALISAAFNLDRALG; this is translated from the coding sequence ATGACGCCCACTGCGAGCCTCCGCCCCAGCAAGGCGGACGCGCCCCGCTACGTCCCCATCGCCGAGCACGGCCTGATCGGCGACATGCGTACCGCCGCCCTCGTCGGTACGAACGGCACCATCGACTGGTACTGCTGCACCCGTTTCGACGCGCCCAGCGTCTTCGCGGCGATCCTGGACGCCGACCGGGGCGGCGCGTTCGAGCTCTCGCCCGATGTGCCGGCCCGGACCAAGCAGTTCTACTTCCCCGACACCAACATCCTGATCACCCGGTTCTTCGCGGACCACGGCGTCGGCGAGGTCCAGGACTTCATGCCGATCGTGGACGACTCGCGCGAGGCGGACCGGCACCGGCTGATCCGGCGGGTGCTGTGCGTGCGCGGCTCGCTGCCGTTCAGCGTACGGGTGGCGCCCCGGTTCGACTACGGTCGGCGACCGCACCGGGTGCGCGTCGAGAGCGGCCTGACCGTGTTCGACTCCGAGGATCTCTCCCTCGCGCTGACGTCCAGCGTCCCGGTCGAGATCAACGGCCCGGACGCCCGCTCCTCGTTCACCCTGGCCGAGGGCGAGGTCGCGGTCTTCGCACTGGACCGGATCGGCAACGGTGTCGAACCGCGGTCCTGTGCGGTGCTGGAGGCCGAGCAGCTGTTCGGCGCCACTGTCCGGTACTGGCGTGCCTGGCTCTCGCACTCCCGCTACCGAGGGCGCTGGCGGGAGATGGTGCACCGCTCCGCGCTCACCCTCAAGCTCCTCACGTACGCGCCGACCGGCGCCATCGTGGCCGCGCCCACGACCAGCCTGCCCGAACAGATCGGCGGCGAGCGCAACTGGGACTACCGCTATGCCTGGGTCCGCGACGCCGCATTCTGCATCTACGCGTTGCTCCGGCTCGGCTTCACCGACGAAGCGGAGTCCTTCGTGCACTTCCTTTCGCACAAGATCTGCCTCAAGGACTGCGCCCAAGGACCGCTCCAGATCATGTACGGCATCGACGGCCGCCGCGAACTCCCCGAGGAAGAACTCCTCCACCTGGAAGGCCACTTGGGATCCGCCCCCGTACGGATCGGCAACAACGCCGTCGACCAGCTCCAGCTCGATATCTACGGTGCCCTCATCGACTCCCTCTACCTCTACGACAAATGGGGGCAACCGCTCTCCAGCGAACACTGGGACACCGTCAGCGAACTGGTCAACTGGGTCTGCGACAACTGGGATCAGCCCGACGAGGGGATCTGGGAGACCCGTGGCAAAATCCAGAACTTCCTGTACTCGCAGCTGATGTGCTGGGTGGCCATCGAACGGGCCATGCGGATCGCCAGGCACCGCGGACTGCCCGCGGACACGCTCCGCTGGGCCCGAGCCCGCGATGCGATCTACCGGCGCATCATGCAGCGCGGATGGTCCGTCGAGCGCAGGGCGTTCGTCCAGCACGAGGGCGACGATGTCCTCGACGCCGCCGTACTGATGATGCCGCTGGCCAAGTTCATCTCCCCGACCGATCCGAAATGGCTCTCCACACTGGACGTGTTGGGCGAGGAGCTGGTGTCCGACTCGCTGGTCTACCGCTACGACCCCAGGAGCAGCCCGGACGGACTGCGCGGCGAAGAGGGCACCTTCTCGATCTGCTCGTTCTGGTACGTCGAGGCGCTGTCCCGCGCCGGCCGCATCGACGAGGCCCGCCTGGCCTTCGAAAAGATGCTCACGTACGCCAACCACCTCGGCCTCTACGCCGAGGAAATCGGCCGCACCGGCGAACAGATCGGCAATTTCCCCCAGGCGTTCACGCACCTGGCACTGATCAGCGCGGCATTCAACCTCGACCGGGCCCTCGGGTGA
- the kdpB gene encoding potassium-transporting ATPase subunit KdpB produces the protein MAPAPPHAPASPTDSADGTVGIPSQGAPSPRGRRHRRRAPAGLFDARVLLTSLPEALRKLHPRALAANPVLFVVACGSLLTTLSALLNPSVFTWVISGWLWLTVIFANLAEAVAEGRGKAQAASLRRARTDITARRLRNNWRVGIDVGHAETETVPAFELQPFDFVLVEAGETVPADGEVVEGVAAVDESAVTGESAPVIRESGGDRSGVTGGTTVLSDRIVVRITSRAGHSFLDRMIALVEGAARKRTPNEIALHILLASLTIVFILVVVTLQPMASYAGAEQETAVLVALLVTLIPTTIGALLSAIGIAGMDRLVQRNVVAMSGRAVEAAGDINTLLLDKTGTITLGNREAVAFVPLPGLDELPLADAAQLSSLADETPEGRSVVVLAKNKYGLQEPAEGELEFAEYVPFSAQTRMSGVDLRWADGTRCVIRKGAAGQVIEWVSRRGGEVPTEARMFSDAISSSGGTPLLVAVHDLYGPRVLGVIHLKDVVKEGIRERFAELRRMGIRTVMITGDNPLTARAIAQEAGVDDYLAEATPEDKLALITQEQEGGKLVAMTGDGTNDAPALAQADVGVAMNTGTSAAKEAGNMVDLDSNPTKLIEIVEIGKQLLITRGALTTFSITNDVAKYFAIIPAMFAGAYPGLADLNVMGLHSPTSAITSAIIFNALIIVALIPLALRGVRYTPSSAHDLLRRNLAFYGLGGLIAPFIGIKLIDLVISEIPGLG, from the coding sequence ATGGCTCCCGCCCCACCCCACGCCCCCGCCTCGCCGACCGATTCGGCGGACGGCACGGTCGGCATCCCCTCCCAGGGCGCTCCGAGCCCCAGAGGCCGACGACACAGACGACGGGCGCCGGCCGGGCTCTTCGATGCGAGGGTGCTGCTCACGTCCCTCCCGGAGGCGCTGCGCAAACTGCATCCGCGGGCGCTGGCGGCCAACCCGGTGCTGTTCGTCGTGGCCTGCGGCTCGCTCCTGACCACCCTCTCCGCGCTGCTCAACCCGTCCGTCTTCACCTGGGTGATCAGCGGCTGGCTCTGGCTGACGGTGATCTTCGCCAATCTCGCCGAGGCGGTCGCCGAGGGCCGCGGCAAGGCGCAGGCCGCCTCGCTGCGCCGGGCCCGTACGGACATCACGGCGCGGCGGCTGCGCAACAACTGGCGGGTCGGCATCGACGTCGGCCACGCCGAGACCGAGACCGTGCCGGCCTTCGAGCTGCAGCCCTTCGACTTCGTGCTGGTCGAGGCCGGCGAGACGGTCCCGGCGGACGGGGAGGTGGTCGAGGGGGTCGCCGCGGTCGACGAGTCGGCGGTCACCGGGGAATCCGCGCCGGTCATCCGGGAGTCGGGCGGCGACCGTTCCGGCGTGACCGGCGGCACCACCGTGCTGTCGGACCGGATCGTCGTCCGGATCACCTCGCGTGCCGGGCACTCCTTCCTCGACCGGATGATCGCGCTGGTCGAGGGCGCGGCCCGGAAGCGGACCCCGAACGAGATCGCGCTGCACATCCTGCTCGCCTCGCTCACCATCGTCTTCATCCTGGTCGTCGTCACCCTCCAGCCGATGGCCTCCTACGCCGGTGCGGAACAGGAGACGGCGGTGCTGGTCGCCCTGCTCGTCACACTGATCCCGACCACGATCGGAGCGCTGCTCTCGGCGATCGGCATCGCCGGGATGGACCGCCTCGTCCAGCGCAATGTGGTGGCGATGTCGGGCCGCGCGGTCGAGGCCGCAGGCGACATCAACACCCTGCTCCTCGACAAGACCGGAACCATCACCCTCGGCAATCGCGAGGCGGTCGCGTTCGTACCGCTGCCCGGCCTGGACGAACTCCCGCTCGCGGACGCCGCGCAGCTGTCCTCACTGGCCGACGAGACGCCCGAGGGCCGTTCCGTCGTCGTCCTCGCCAAGAACAAGTACGGGCTGCAGGAACCGGCCGAAGGGGAGCTGGAGTTCGCCGAGTACGTCCCGTTCAGTGCGCAGACGCGGATGAGCGGTGTCGATCTGCGCTGGGCGGACGGGACACGCTGTGTCATCCGCAAGGGCGCGGCCGGGCAGGTCATCGAGTGGGTCAGCCGGCGGGGTGGCGAAGTGCCCACCGAGGCGCGGATGTTCAGCGACGCGATCAGCTCGTCCGGGGGTACCCCGCTGCTGGTGGCGGTGCACGACTTGTACGGGCCGCGGGTGCTGGGGGTGATCCACCTCAAGGACGTCGTCAAGGAGGGCATCCGCGAACGCTTCGCGGAGCTGCGCCGGATGGGCATCCGCACGGTGATGATCACCGGTGACAATCCGCTGACGGCGCGCGCCATCGCGCAGGAGGCGGGGGTCGACGACTACCTGGCCGAGGCCACCCCGGAGGACAAGCTCGCGCTGATCACCCAGGAGCAGGAGGGCGGCAAGCTGGTCGCGATGACCGGCGACGGGACGAACGACGCCCCGGCGCTCGCGCAGGCGGACGTCGGCGTGGCGATGAACACCGGCACCTCGGCCGCCAAGGAGGCCGGGAACATGGTGGACCTGGACTCCAACCCGACCAAGCTCATCGAGATCGTCGAGATCGGCAAGCAACTCCTCATCACCCGGGGCGCACTGACGACCTTCTCGATCACCAACGACGTCGCCAAGTACTTCGCGATCATCCCGGCGATGTTCGCCGGCGCCTACCCCGGGCTGGCCGACCTGAACGTGATGGGCCTGCACAGCCCGACCTCGGCGATCACCTCCGCGATCATCTTCAACGCGCTCATCATCGTGGCGCTGATCCCCCTCGCGCTGCGCGGGGTGCGCTACACGCCCTCGTCCGCCCATGACCTGCTGCGCCGCAATCTCGCCTTCTACGGGCTCGGCGGCCTGATCGCTCCGTTCATCGGCATCAAGCTCATCGATCTGGTGATCTCCGAGATCCCGGGCCTGGGCTGA